One genomic window of Brienomyrus brachyistius isolate T26 chromosome 16, BBRACH_0.4, whole genome shotgun sequence includes the following:
- the LOC125709472 gene encoding uncharacterized protein LOC125709472: MACLRFLRNFQTSHLLSAAGLVVAAAGTVYLARRFWRTAELEEDQQHLLALEDSDASADLDLTLDEIVNEDNGQVMTWDFSPLFCGPVAAVRYCQSAECPAPTGSTTFHSHYELSLDMLVIKDSLEHCTSVCGNQVDLWVKNTRGTMALSPDGLSMVTMTLQSVTGFKLVARKVVMYASFCILDANQLTRYSDHVQTVWMGKYFGMILGLDGLLSTYEWKDSKNEDQPTEPCQSDHEAADEELPPVAREMPCLYIYLTRRGFADVPCKLAALRQAFSTLISQGFYQKDLIRAGKMILGGLAQINNRDIHAFETAFEQFLAFLGDPAKRDIMQRELAEAGICQFGFVDVALEFVVFWFLGVRNVLKMESGGFVDYCSRVLESFSPLGGWKAKDTNYWEIVMVQILSFLDEVFFKDTSIFQDPQYLEEEVWNSTEDHLNILLTWLGSLHSSP, from the exons ATGGCGTGTCTGAGATTTTTGCGCAACTTCCAAACGAGCCACTTGCTCTCTGCCGCTGGACTGGTGGTTGCGGCCGCCGGGACAGTGTACCTCGCTCGCCGATTCTGGAGAACGGCGGAGCTGGAGGAAG ACCAACAGCACCTGCTGGCATTAGAGGACTCTGATGCCAGTGCAGACCTGGATCTCACCCTGGATGAG ATTGTTAATGAAGACAACGGACAGGTCATGACCTGGGATTTCAGCCCGTTGTTCTGTGGACCCGTTGCTGCAGTGAGA TACTGCCAGTCTGCCGAATGCCCGGCACCGACGGGGAGCACCACCTTCCACAGCCATTATGAGCTGAGCCTTGACATGCTG GTCATTAAGGACTCACTGGAACATTGTACCAGCGTTTGTGGCAATCAAGTTGATCTCTGGGTGAAGAATACCAGAGGAACAATGGCGCTGAGTCCGGAT GGCTTGTCCATGGTCACCATGACACTGCAGTCCGTCACAGGCTTCAAG CTGGTAGCTCGGAAGGTGGTGATGTACGCGTCCTTCTGCATTCTGGACGCTAACCAGCTCACCAGATACAGCGACCATGTG CAAACAGTCTGGATGGGGAAATATTTCGGCATGATCCTGGGGCTGGATGGATTACTGTCGACGTATGAATGgaaagacagcaagaatgaggaCCAGCCGACGGAGCCTTGCCAGTCTGACCATGAG GCTGCTGATGAGGAATTGCCACCTGTGGCCAGAGAGATGCCCTGCTTATA CATCTATCTCACCAGAAGAGGGTTTGCAGATGTTCCATGCAAACTGGCAGCCCTTCGCCAGGCTTTCTCA ACACTCATCAGCCAAGGATTTTACCAGAAAGATCTCATCCGAGCTGGTAAAATGATTCTTGGTGGACTGGCCCAGATCAACAACAGG GACATCCATGCCTTTGAAACGGCATTTGAGCAGTTCCTGGCCTTCCTTGGCGACCCAGCGAAAAGAGACATCATGCAGAGGGAACTGGCCGAGGCGGGG ATCTGCCAATTTGGATTTGTGGACGTTGCGTTGGAGTTcgttgtcttttggtttctggGTGTTCGCAACGTCCTGAAAATG GAGTCCGGCGGATTTGTGGACTATTGCTCCAGAGTCCTGGAGTCTTTCAGCCCACTCGGTGGCTGGAAGGCGAAAGACACGAACTACTGGGAGATAGTCATG GTCCAGATACTGTCCTTCTTAGATGAAGTCTTCTTCAAGGACACAAGCATTTTCCAGGATCCACAATATCTAGAGGAGGAAGTGTGGAACAGCACTGAAGACCATCTTAATATCCTTTTAACATGGCTGGGTTCGCTACACTCCAGCCCTTAA